From the genome of Cervus elaphus chromosome 7, mCerEla1.1, whole genome shotgun sequence:
cccccaccggTCTAGGTGCTCGCCCTTAGCCCCTGGCCCTCCCTCCCGAGAGCGCCAGCCAAACTGTCCATGACTCCCGGACCCCTTGACAGGTCGGCTACAGCATCCGCTTCGAGGACTGCACCTCAGAGCGAACCGTCCTGCGCTACATGACGGATGGGATGCTTCTCCGGGAATTCCTCTCTGAGCCTGACCTTGCGAGTTACAGGTCCGCACAGGTCCCCCAGCTCCCATGGGAAGGGGAGCCGCCCACCCTCGCCTCCCTCCGGTCTGCTGCTCTCCTGACCTTAGGCACCTTTCTTTATCATATCCTTTCATCGCtggcctttctctcttttcctttccaccCTGTTTTCTCACTTCCAACAGCCAGTTTGGCCATTGTCTTCTCTTCTGACTTATCCACCGGTTCGTGACTCTTTATGGTTTTAACCGTCCTAGAACTGAGATGGGCCCAGAGAGTTAGGGTTAAATCGTGGGTGCTGATGTCTGCCCGGGCTGGGAGATGCTGTAGACTCACAAGCCCCCTCCTCTAACTCTCTGTTGTCTGTCTTAACTGGGATGACTAGCCTCTCCTTGGAGCTCCCTCCTCCCACATTCACCCTTtggctctttgctttcttctgtttctctcctctgGGGGCCCCAGTGTCCTGCACCGCCAGCTCACTGCTGCCCCCATTCCTTCCCCAGTGTGGTGATGGTGGATGAAGCCCACGAACGGACCTTGCACACAGACATTCTCTTTGGGTTGATCAAGGATGTTGCGCGGTTCCGACCTGAGCTCAAGGTCCTGGTGGCTTCAGCCACACTGGACACGGCCCGCTTTTCCACCTTCTTCGATGACGCCCCCATCTTCCGAATCCCTGGACGCAGGTTTCCAGTTGACATCTTCTACACCAAGGTGCCCCCTCAGGGAGGGTGGGCTTAAGTGTGAAGGCAGCAGAGCTTTGGAGGAGATTGTCcttggagggaaggatgggatgAGAGTCCTGAGGGGAATCAGGATAAAGTGTATGTCAagctggaggagaggaaggggtttGCTGGAGCAGGTGGCCCTCCTGTGACCCCGCGTCCTCCTGACCAGGCTCCGGAGGCAGACTACCTGGAGGCCTGTGTGGTGTCCGTGCTGCAGATCCATGTGACTCAGCCTCCCGGGGACATCCTGGTGTTCCTCACAGGACAGGTGCGATGTGGGGGAGGGCTGGTGTACATATCCCGGGGAAGACTGGGCTGGCGGGTCGGCCCTGCGTGACTCTGGGTCCCGTGCTGCTCTCCCTATCCAAATCCAGGAGGAGATTGAGGCTGCTTGCGAGATGCTCCAGGATCGCTGCCGCCGCCTGGGCTCCAAGATCCGGGAGCTCCTGGTGCTGCCCATCTATGCCAACCTGCCTTCCGACATGCAGGCGCGGATCTTCCAGCCCACGCCCCCGGGGGCACGAAAGGTCAGTTGGAGAAGCCCACATTCATCATCCCCTATGGTTCATGCAAttagaagtgaaaaggaaagaatgtgCATGCCCTGCGCAAGGTGTGTCCTGGGCACAGCTGCGAGGCTGGGTGGCAGTCAGCCAGCCCCTCACTGCTGGTGCTGGAGTGAGAGGGTGACAATGGCAGAGACAGAGATAGTCAAACGCATGGTCCAGAAAGTGAGTGTGGCAGAGATGCAATGAAAAGGGGGGGTCTGGGTGTGCCaggaggcaggatttgaactGGACCTTTAAGGAAGATGCTGGGGGAGTATCAGAGGAAGGCCTAAGGGGTGTTTGAGGTCAGAGTAATCTAGCAGGCTTAGTGGAAGGCTCACATGGCAAAGTAAGGGGAGACCGACGGAAAACAACTTGGGATGGCGGTTAGAGAGAGCCTTTGATGGCAGGAGGAAGAGTGTGGACTTTGGACCAGTGAGTGGTCATCAAAGGATTGTGAGCAAAGATGTAactttccacaaatatttacacaGCTCCTCCCACTTTCCAGGAAGTGTTCTAAGGGATGAGGATACAGTGATGAACTAAGCAAAGTCTCTAGCCTCAGGGAGTTTAGACTAACAAAGGTTAGGAAATAACACGTAAGTACATAATGTCAATTTGTGACAAAGGATCTGAAGAGATACAGTGTGCATCCAGGGGAGTCgcaggtggtggtggggaggaatGACAGGAAGGTATTTTCCTTAGGGTGTAGGGACACCCCTTGTCTGATGAGGTGAGAGTGAAGCTGGAGTCTCAGCCAGGCACGGGAGGGTGCCAGCCTGACATCTGACCCAGAAGAAGAGTGCGCCAAGTGGAGGGAATAGCGCACGCGGAGGATGGGTGTGAAGGCAGGGGTGGAGCCAGGAGCCCTGGTACTCAGAGATGAGATCGGAAGGGTCGCCAGGGGCTGGAGAACTCGGGGCCTAAAAGAGCTTGGCTGTGATTGTCAGGTAGGATGGGAACCACTGAAGGATGCAGGGAATGATGTAAGAGGCTCACATTTTAAAAGGACCATTCTGGATGCTGCGTAACCAGGGGCAGGAGTAGAGCAGCGAGACTCATTAGGGGGTTTATTTTAGGACCTAACATATGAAGGTGATTATGAAAGCAACCATGGGAAGGATGGGGCAGGAGCCTAACACCCTCAACTCCCATCTCTGAAAAAAATTCTGaaccctcttcctttcctttccttgttACGCCCTGCTTATCCCCACGTCTCTCTCCCCTTTTGGCTAGCCTGGTCCCCTCTTGACCTTGGCCACAGATCGCTTCCGCTCCTGCTCCTTTGTCCCTGTTCATCCACTCCTTATCTTCCAGAAATCACTTTTTCTGTGTAACTAGGTGGGTGGAGTTTCTGGGTAACCCCACATCCTTTCTTTCAGGTGGTTGTGGCAACCAATATCGCCGAGACCTCGCTCACCATCGAGGGCATCATTTACGTGCTGGATCCAGGGTTCTGTAAGCAGAAGAGCTACAACCCCCGCACGGGCATGGAATCGCTCACTGTCACACCCTGCAGCAAGGTGGGCCTGGGCCAGAGAGGGGTCTCCATGGGGTGAGGGGGAGAACAGGCCAGCTCAGAAGCAGTGGGGACGGCTCAGAGCAGGGGGGTTAGCGGTCTACACCCACACCCCCAAGATTTCTTGCAGAAATACcaccctttctcttttccatcaCCAGACTGTCAATGGGCCTGACAAACGATCCTTTCTTTCCAGGCCTCTGCCAATCAGCGAGCTGGCCGGGCGGGTCGGGTGGCTGCGGGGAAGTGCTTCCGCCTGTATACCGCCTGGGCTTACCAGCACGAGCTGGAGGAAACCACGGTGCCCGAGATTCAGAGGACCAGCCTGGGCAATGTTGTGTTGCTGCTCAAGAGCTTAGGTGACTGGGCTCCCCAGTCCTCTGAGAGGGGATGGTGGGACTGCCATCAGTGGTCACGCGAAGGACTCTGTCCTAACTCTGcccatccttctccagggatccatGACCTAATGCACTTTGATTTCCTGGACCCCCCACCCTACGAGACCCTGCTACTGGCTCTGGAGCAGCTGTATGCGCTAGGAGCCCTCAACCACCTTGGGGAGCTCACCACGGTGAGGTGGGAGGGcagtgggctggggtgggaggaaggttggGGTGACCCCTCGAGGGGCGGAGGGACACCCGAGGGAGGAGTGGCCTcaactctctttcctctccttagtcTGGTCGAAAGATGGCAGAGCTGCCTGTGGACCCCATGCTGTCTAAAATGATCCTGGCCTCTGAGAAGTAAGTCCTTGACTCGGCCGGGCCCCTGGCACACACACTGGCCATGCCTGCTTCTGTCTCTGGGGCCATCTTTGTgagcttcctttttctccccaccACATTATTCTTTAACCAATAACAAGTTGTTGGATAACTCTTATTGCCCTTTTGAGGTCCACAGTGGTCAGTAAGACACCGTCCTGTCTTTGGTTATGATATCAAATGGATGAGATAGCCAAGAATGTAGAAAATTTGGGGGCATGAACAAAAGTGGAAGACTTTACCTGTGAGGAGTGCTGAGGGAGGGCTGGCTTGGAGGCTTACTCTCTAGTAATCTACTAGAGAGTAGTAGATTCTCCTACGATTTCAGACTATGATGCAGCTCTGGGGggatcactttttaattttttttaatttttttttttttcagtgacaaCGTGTAATTTTATTTCATGATACATAAATATTAATCAAACACCCAGCAATCAGGCAGATGTCAAGCAGCTAGACAAATTCTCTAAGGATGTTACGAGcagggacttccccagcagtcctgtggttatgactctgtgtttccaaagcagggagcatgggttcaatccccgatcagaaactaagatcccacacttgGTGcgtggtgtggcaaaaaagaGGTTACAAGCAGAGTTTCTAAGAATTAACTGctgtttatgaaagaaaaaaaaaaaaaagcagatttctAGACCAAACCACAGATTGTAATTTAAGAGGTCTGGGATGGGGTCTAGAAATCTGCAAATTATTAACCAACTCAGTGGCTTTGGTAAGAGATAACTATGGAAAAAAGCTTGCCTCTATTTCTTATTTGAACTGGATAAACAGATGATGGGTGGGACAGAATGAACATTATTAGGAGAATTAAGTAGAGGCAAGAACAAGCCAAGGTGTTTTAGCCTAGCATAAGAGGTTCAGACTAGAAAAGGTCTTCAGCATCAAACTGGGGGGAGATCACGTTTTAATGCCATCCCTTGGCTGTGGTTGAAGTTAAAGGAACTGCTATAATGcacaccttcttttttttttttttaattaattaattaattaattaatttattttttcagtgggttttgtcatacattgacatgaatcagcaatagatttacacgtattccccatcccgatcccccctcccacctccctctccacccgattcctctgggtcttcccagtgcaccaggctcgagcacttgtctcatgcatcccacctgggctggtgacctgtttcaccatagataatatacatgctgttctttcgcaacattccacccttaccttctcccacagagttcaaaagtctgttctgtacttctgtgtctctttttctgttttgcatatagggttgtcgttaccatctttctaaattccatatatatgtgttagtatgctgtaatgttctttatctttctggcttacttcactctgtataatgggctccagtttcatccatctcattagaactggttcaaatgaattctttttaatggctgagtaatattccatggtgtatatgtaccacagcttccttatccattcatctgctgatgggcatctaggttgcttccatgtcctggctattataaacagaatgCACACCTTCTTACTGCAGAACCCTCATGACAttttcctgcccctgcctccctgcACGTCTCCTGTTACTGTTTTATCTACAACCTGACCTCACCGCCTGGACCCCCATCCTGCTGCCCCTGCCACCAAAAGCAGTCTACTCTCTGATTTGTAGCCATCAGCCCAGCCTGCAGCCCCCACGTGAGGACATCCATCACGCCGCAGTCCCTTTCCTCTTCACCGTGTCTGTTCCTCTGTGTCTTGCTTTGAGCTCTCGTGTTTCTCCCTTCCTGCCCCAGGTACAGCTGTTCAGAGGAGATCCTGACAGTGGCTGCCATGCTCTCCGTCAACAACTCCATCTTCTACCGACCTAAGGACAAGGTCGTCCATGCTGACAACGCTCGGGTCAACTTCTTCCTCCCTGGTGGGGACCACCTGGTTCTGCTGAATGTTTACACACAGGTCCCTGGGTTTGGGTAAATGGGAATGAGGAGGGCACAGGGGACTCTGGTCCTGCTGTATAAACTTAACACcccccttttccctccctcttgCTTCATAGTGGGCTGAGAGTGGTTACTCTTCCCAGTGGTGCTATGAGAACTTTGTTCAGTTCAGATCCATGCGCCGAGCCCGGGATGTGCGGGAGCAGCTGGAGGGGCTCTTGGAACGTGTGGAAGTTGGTCTCAGTTCCTGCCAAGGGGACTACATCCGTGTCCGAAAGGTCAGCATTTCCTTAGTCTAGTCTCCTGCTGTCCACCCATTATCTCCTGAGGAGCAAGCTTGTCTGGGGCCAGCGACCTGCGAACATGCCCCTTTCCCTGTGGAAGGTGGGTTCCCCTTGTGCTTTCTTCCTGGGGCACTGGAGGTCCTTACCTTCCTCCAGTTCTCCCAGAGCCTGCACTAAAAAGGTAGAGTGCCGAGGGTCCCTGGATGCCAGCCGTTCCCATTGACTTCCTTTCCTGCCTGCTTCCAGGCCATCACTGCTGGCTACTTCTACCACACAGCACGGTTGACTCGCAGCGGCTACCGCACAGTGAAACAGCAGCAGACGGTGTTCATTCATCCCAATTCTTCCCTCTTTGAGGAACAGCCACGCTGGCTGCTCTACCATGAACTTGTCTTGACCACCAAAGAGTTCATGAGACAGGTGAGGGCACCTTGGCCTGCCCAGGTAGGTGGGTTGTGTGGGAGATGGTATTCTGGCATGCGAAAAACCCAGGTTCAGGTTGCTGGGACtggcagagaaagaggaaagcaacTTGGTTTAAGGTAGGATAAGATAGAGGATAAGATAGAAAGGCATCCATTCTAACAGCTGTCTCAGCATCCACTAAGATCTGTTCATTCACCAAGTGCTGAATGCATTGTCTCAGTGCTTCAGGGGCTGCAGTGATAATGGTGAACAAAGCAGGTGTGGCCTTTGTCCTGCGGGTATTTTAGTCTAGGCTCAGGCTTTTGTTTAGGTTAGCTTACTTGTGCTCTTGAACAACATATAACAGAGTGTTGGGGTCTAGAGTATTAGAGCCAGATAACCATTTCCCTTGCCATGCAGTcaaaggggaaagaagagaagctttttaaaaatcacacacattaaaaaaaaaaaaaaatcacacacatctCAGAATCTAGGTTACAAAAGAGAatcttgctgattttttttctctctttctgcagGTATTGGAGATTGAGAGCAGTTGGCTTCTCGAAGTGGCGCCCCACTATTACAAGGCTAAGGAGCTGGAAGATCCTCATGCTAAGAAAATGCCCAAAAAAATAGGCAAGACACGGGAAGAGCTAGGGTGAAGAGCAGGGGACATAACAATCAGAACCTAACACCAGCTCCTTTTCCTTCTGTACCTTATTTAAtatctattaataaaaatatttttagagtaaAGCTAtggggaactttttttttttggccactcggcttgtgggatcttagttccctgaccaggaattgaacccttgccctcaacagtgaaaagtgcggagtcctaacccctggaccaccaggtaaatTCCATGGGGAACTTTTGAGGTTCAGAAAAGAGTGACATGGAAATTGGATCTCATATATTCATGtagattttattatttacaaGTTAAATTACACAGCAGCTTTACATAGCATGAGATGGAAAGTAGAGTAGAGTGAAGAGGGGAGGTAACTGGCTCTGAGGCTCTCAGCCGCGTCCACCGCCTCTCTTTGTGCGTAGCAAAGTCATCAGTGCTGCCTCTGCCTCAGTTCCTGATCAGTCCTTGGAACACAGGTGTAAGTTGGGTTCTGGTTCCGACAGCCCCAGAGCCACCAGGGCTCCCACTAACAGCTTCTTCACAGGTGCGGGGGGTGAATGTGAAGGCATCAGCTAAAGCAAGAAAGGTTAATGTAGCTGGTGTGATGTTCTACTCTGTCACTCTGCACACCAACCGCTGCCCCCCGCAGCCCTAGCACTCACTTTGTCTAGGCGATGGCGACAAATGAGGCCGTTGGAATTCAGGTAGAAGGTGGAATAGGCATCATAGGTCCTGGTGAAGGGAGAAAGAGGCTCACTGAGAGAGAGGGTGATTAGTCCCACTAGTAGTTCTTAACCTTTGCTATGTATTAGATCACCTgaggatcttttaaaaatgctgagTTGTTCCCTGGGCCCAATTAAATCAGGATGTCTGgcaccaatattttaaaaaagattcttgGATAAAAGAAATCCAATAATCCACCTTGCAGCAAAGTTTAGGAACTACCGGTGTGGGCTGAGCCTAAGAATTTCTTGGGATTCTACTCTGTGACAGAAATTTACCAAGTACTTTTACCCAAGGCTGTGAGCACAACTTAAAGAGACAGGTATTTTCATCTGTTCATTAAGTATATGAGTcgctactatgtgccaggtaatGTACATGAAGAAACTGAATTCAGAAGCTTCCTAATATACTCAAAGTCCCTATTTTTGCTATATTGAAGTAGACTAAAACAAAGCCTGCCTTCAAGGAGCCTCCAGTCAAGTCAGGATGGAGGACTGTCTAAGAGACTAGACTACAGACTCCCAAAAGGGTAAGATTAGAAAGTTGTGTGtttcttttctcacttctcttaccgGTAAAGCTCCTCCTTGTCACGCTTATAAAAACGAAGAAAGAGCAGGTGGATGGGCAGTCCCACAAGCCGCCAGCGGGCTTGCAAGGTCCAATTCTCAGGGTGGCGTGTCAGCTGCAGAATTTCCAGCCGAAGCTGTGCAAAATAGTTCCAGGCCAGGAAGCGGCATAGAGTCAGTGACAGAATGTACCATGTCCGGCCTCTGAGAGGAAGAGATGGGGAAGAAATCTCATTAAAGCACAATCAGAAAACCAAACTATTCTCTGACAGAGGAACTGGGGATGGTGGTGAGAAGCAACTTAGGACCTTCtctaacaaaagtgaaaatagcaCTGGGTCCTTTTCCTGCCCAAGGCCCTACCCGTTCAATGGATTCTCACTTGGTACGCATGTTCAGGATCTCATTGATGAATTCCACATCCGATGAGTAGAGAGTGTAGTCGTGGGAGTGAAGGAAGAGATTGGGAAGCTAGGTGGAAGAAGAAGGCATGAGaccaggaggaaagaaaagatgatCCCACTTCTCAGTTTTCTATACTGAGTGTCTCCTTATTCCTGAGTGAAAGGTTATCTCATCCCTAATTCAAACCGAGGAGTATCTTTTCCTTGGGAAATGTTTGGAACCTATTTCGATGCCTGTCTCATGGTTCCAAGAAAGAATCCAGTTGACTGACTAACTTCCTATTTTTAAGAATTACCTACATCTCTCCCCATTTTGGACAAAGGCCGCTTTTGGATGGACTTACCTCTTGTCTCAGTCTCTCATACATGACAGCCAGGTGCTCCTCCATACTCGGATCTCCTGATGGAGTGGCAGGGGAAGGGTGGGCAGTTCCAGGGGCTTGGAAAGGTATCAGAGCTCCAGGACAGGGGCAGGGAGGTCCCTCAAACAGGCTCCTGAGCCCATCCAGGCAGCCGCTATGTAACTCGGGTCCTGGtccctcctccccctttcctGGGGGGAGAACCACCCATGGTGAGGTGAGGGCTTGGACCTGAGGGAGAGGTAGTGGGGGAGCTGGGGGAAGCAGTCGGgtgggagggcttgggggtgggggagaccagaaaagaggcaaagatggagaagtagTTGTTGTGGAGTGAGGCCAAAGGGGTGGGAATGGTAGAGCCCATGGAGAAGACTGGTCCTAAGGaggaagaacaaaagagaaaaaagataagaaTCCAGCTGCCTAATGCCCCTCCATCCAAACTGTGCCCATTAACACGCTTCCAATTCACCTGCTCCTTCTGACAGGAAAGATCAAATTACTAGAGGAAAAATTCATCTCCATCTCTGCTTAAAACAGGAGGATATACTTTCTTGTGACTTAAGTACAAATATCTACTACCCAAAATAGCAAATATGTTTAGATTTAAGATTCCAAACCTGTTTGGGGGCAGGTCTGTCTCTAACAGCAAGAATCACAAGTGCATACttaagaataaacaaatgaatgaataccaAACAGGGCTCGTTATATTGTGGATGAAATGATGCGGCCTCTAACACAACTCCAGGAGTGTGTGAGGCAGTTGTTGCAGAAAAAAGAACATCCAACTGGAACTCCAATTGGAGTTCCAATTCTATAATATAACGTAAGGCACTCTTAATTCCCTCAGCCTGAGTTTCCCATAAATGTCCTATAAATAAGGACGATGAAGCCACACTGAGTCACAATGAGGActttatgagataataaatgttaataaaactTTGCGACCCGTAAAGTAGTATATAAATGTAAGCTCATCACTTGGGATCCTCTAATGACACGAAAAAGCCCAGGAGACTGACTGTTAAAGGCTGGATGGACCTCATAATGCCCCTGGTTTACTGATGTTGAAACTGCGATGAGGCAGAGGTCACTCAAAGTCAGGCCTGACTTGAGCTCCTGCGTTTTCAAGGAGCACCCCGAGGGGTCTCATTATCGGGGAAGGCGGGCAGGCCGCGCGGGTACCTCTGTCCCCGACGGTGTCCCGGAGGCGCCGTCTCCGCCGGGGGCGTGGCCATCTTGCCCGCCCGGGCACAAGGGCCCGAACCGGGTCCACTCGGGCCGGCCTTCCCGCCGGGACCGCTATCCCGGTGCAAGATGCGTGGGCTGCTGAGCGCGGCCCGCAGGTCCGTCTGGTCGGATCCCTGGAGGCGCCGCGAACCTCTCCGCCCTCTGTCCTTCAAATCACCTCCAAGCACAGGTAACCGCGAAGACGCGGGAGAAATGCGGACGCACCCCACCGCGCCAGCCTCAATCCCGCCAGCCCCCCAAGATCCGGAAGACAGACGTCTCGTGCGCGACAGCAGGCTGGCAGCGCCGCCCTCCGGTCCCTGAGACCCCTCGCCCCTCCACGCGCCGCTCCGCACAGGTGGGAAGCAGCGGTGGGACGTCAGTACGCCTGCGCGAAACGGAACGCGCGCTCCGCCCCACGCGCCGGCTGAGGAGGgtctctccccgccccctcccctcccctcccgctTCCCCTCGGCTCTCACCTGGGGACGAGCCTGATAGGCGCGGAGGCAGGGGCCGAGGCGCCGGGCCGCCCCCCGGCTGGGATGGTACATGATCTTCCGGGAATGGAGAGAGCGCCTCCTGTGTCCGGCCTCCGGCCTCCTCACAGGGGTGAGCGCGCCCCGGAGCCGGCTTcttgaaggggaaaggaggggggggtgaggggctgaggggagggaaACGGAGATGTTGCGCGCTTGCGCACTGCGGCGGGTTCCAGGGAGGCGGTGAGGCGCTAGGGCTACAGTAAGTGCGCCTGCGCTCGCCGAATCGGAGGCAGCCTCAGGGCGCTTGCGCAGTAAATTAGCGGCCTAGACCACGGCTCTCACCTGTACGCTTGCGCAAAAGTGGGCGCTGATGGGTGAGGAGTGGGACTGAAATAATGACATCCGCAGTTCTCAGTAACGCTCGtggtaaaaaatactttattgctctggttaaaaataagatacaaatgaCTTggcactggttaaaaaaaaagcctgtagaatgaataaatgaatgaatgaatacatccACGGTGAGGGCAAGCTTTGACTAGGTCCTGTGTGAGATAGAAATAATGATTTTGAAGGTGTGAGAGGGGGCTGCGGTCACCAAGGCCTGGTGCTGCGACGTTCATGCAAGTTTCGAATGAACCTGGCGTTGAACATGTCCCCACCCATTGTCCAAGACTGGGCTGGTGGAACCTGGGCCTGTGAAGTAACTGTGTGCATGGGTTCCTCCCCAGACCCATGCTGTGACAAGACCTGCTCCTCAATGGCACACCTAgtaggtgggagggagatggACAGTGGGTTACACGGGTACTAAAGTGAGGATTAAGATCACAGCTTCTTCAAGGTCTGTCAGGCTCTTGTGGAGAGGACAAATGATGGGGTATGAGGCTGGAACCATTGG
Proteins encoded in this window:
- the DHX16 gene encoding pre-mRNA-splicing factor ATP-dependent RNA helicase DHX16 yields the protein MATPAGLERWVQDELHSVLGLSERHVAQFLIGTAQRCASAEEFVQRLRDTDTLDLSGPARDFALRLWNKVPRKAVVEKPARAAEREARALLEKNRSYMLLEDSEESSGETVGRGGSSVQKKRKKRKHLRKKREEEEEEEEEEQVSEKGKRKTGEKKEQTEKPESEDEWERTERERLQDLEERDAFAERVRQRDKDRTRNVLERSDKKAYEEAQKRLKMAEEDRKAMVPELRKKSRREYLAKREREKLEDLEAELADEEFLFGDVELSRHERRELRYKRRVRDLAREYRAAGEQEKLEATNRYHMPEETRGQPARAVDLVEEESGAPGEEQRRWEEARLGAASLKFGARDAASQEPKYQLVLEEEETIEFVRATQLQGDEEPSAPPAPTQAQQKESIQAVRRSLPVFPFREELLAAIANHQVLIIEGETGSGKTTQIPQYLFEEGYTKKGMKIACTQPRRVAAMSVAARVAREMGVKLGNEVGYSIRFEDCTSERTVLRYMTDGMLLREFLSEPDLASYSVVMVDEAHERTLHTDILFGLIKDVARFRPELKVLVASATLDTARFSTFFDDAPIFRIPGRRFPVDIFYTKAPEADYLEACVVSVLQIHVTQPPGDILVFLTGQEEIEAACEMLQDRCRRLGSKIRELLVLPIYANLPSDMQARIFQPTPPGARKVVVATNIAETSLTIEGIIYVLDPGFCKQKSYNPRTGMESLTVTPCSKASANQRAGRAGRVAAGKCFRLYTAWAYQHELEETTVPEIQRTSLGNVVLLLKSLGIHDLMHFDFLDPPPYETLLLALEQLYALGALNHLGELTTSGRKMAELPVDPMLSKMILASEKYSCSEEILTVAAMLSVNNSIFYRPKDKVVHADNARVNFFLPGGDHLVLLNVYTQWAESGYSSQWCYENFVQFRSMRRARDVREQLEGLLERVEVGLSSCQGDYIRVRKAITAGYFYHTARLTRSGYRTVKQQQTVFIHPNSSLFEEQPRWLLYHELVLTTKEFMRQVLEIESSWLLEVAPHYYKAKELEDPHAKKMPKKIGKTREELG
- the LOC122697331 gene encoding uncharacterized protein LOC122697331 isoform X1 encodes the protein MEFPFDVDALLPERITVLDQHLRPPARRPGTTTPARVDLQQQIMTIVDELGKASAKAQHLPAPITSASRMQSNRHVMYILKDTSARPAGKGAIVGFLKVGYKKLFVLDDREAHNEVEPLCILDFYIHESLQRHGHGRELFQHMLQKERVEPHQLAIDRPSQKLLKFLNKHYNLETTVPQVNNFVIFEGFFAHQHRPPATSLRATRHSRAAALDPMPAAPARKLPPKRAEGEIKPYSSSDREFLKVAVEPPWPLNRAPRRATPPAHPPPRSSSLGNSPERGPLRPFVPEQELLRSLRLCPPHPTARLLLATDPGGSPAQRRRTSGTPPGLVAQSCSYSRHGRLNSSCPSTGNQELKQGEQETENRAIKYFLPRALLRTADVIISVPLLTHQRPLLRKRTAPHPPLLSPSRSRLRGALTPVRRPEAGHRRRSLHSRKIMYHPSRGAARRLGPCLRAYQARPQDQSSPWALPFPPLWPHSTTTTSPSLPLFWSPPPPSPPTRLLPPAPPLPLPQVQALTSPWVVLPPGKGEEGPGPELHSGCLDGLRSLFEGPPCPCPGALIPFQAPGTAHPSPATPSGDPSMEEHLAVMYERLRQELPNLFLHSHDYTLYSSDVEFINEILNMRTKGRTWYILSLTLCRFLAWNYFAQLRLEILQLTRHPENWTLQARWRLVGLPIHLLFLRFYKRDKEELYRTYDAYSTFYLNSNGLICRHRLDKLMPSHSPPAPVKKLLVGALVALGLSEPEPNLHLCSKD